The following coding sequences are from one Oncorhynchus clarkii lewisi isolate Uvic-CL-2024 chromosome 20, UVic_Ocla_1.0, whole genome shotgun sequence window:
- the LOC139377409 gene encoding C2 calcium-dependent domain-containing protein 4C-like, translating into MWLLEKFRGSHGCHSASSGDKQQNQTDPVSIHTNIITPGKIPDFFIPHKLICCPPETESLTPEPQPHSTLRPYTSEHAICSQTQGSCNLNPRSPRLLSRLAEDTRNLLRASNRHIIQIKSTDDPGSEVGEGGDTNAEPQSQTDMSLPYVPKVQTSYGFSTLVESPHSHRKESIFHRDPSSPHTSPGSQRHNRGENHLTPSVPNPYRYFSGGESDTCSSAESSPITSPLLTRSASLLRSITQETQAKVSRAKHTLARRRSLSTNECSSPDTSPSLQRRRLRCPPSPNLRGRKGTGSGGASSDLLQREHSVNLNKGGTLRLSTHYDAEAARLRVRVLAAEDLYEKQTDVKSINCCVSLYLNPGKQQKQRSTIINNSRNPMFNEDFFFDAVPAAQVKSLAMKMKVVNKGTSLKRDVLLGEREVLLSELLPGI; encoded by the exons ATGTGGCTCCTGGAGAAGTTCCGTGGTTCTCATGGCTGTCACTCTGCGTCATCGGGGGACAAGCAGCAGAACCAGACAGACCCTGTCTCCATTCACACCAACATCATCACCCCCGGTAAGATCCCTGACTTCTTCATCCCCCACAAACTCATCTGCTGCCCCCCAGAGACAGAGTCCCTCACGCCGGAGCCCCAGCCCCACTCCACCTTGCGCCCCTACACCTCCGAGCACGCAATCTGCAGCCAGACCCAGGGCAGCTGCAACCTGAACCCCCGCAGCCCGCGCCTGCTCTCTCGTCTTGCCGAGGACACCCGCAACCTTTTGAGGGCCTCTAACCGCCACATCATCCAGATTAAGAGCACAGACGATCCAGGGAGCGAggtaggggaggggggagacaccAACGCAGAGCCACAGTCCCAGACAGACATGTCCTTGCCTTACGTCCCCAAGGTCCAGACCTCGTATGGGTTCTCCACACTGGTGGAGAGCCCCCACAGCCACCGCAAGGAGTCCATCTTCCACAGAGACCCCAGCAGCCCCCATACCTCCCCGGGCTCCCAGAGACACAACCGGGGGGAGAACCACCTGACGCCCTCTGTCCCCAACCCCTACCGCTACTTCAGTGGGGGTGAGAGCGACACGTGCTCTTCGGCCGAGTCCTCCCCCATtacctcccccctcctcacccgCTCCGCCTCCCTCCTCCGATCCATCACACAGGAGACGCAGGCCAAG GTATCTCGTGCCAAGCATACCCTGGCACGCCGCAGATCCTTGTCCACAAACGAGTGCAGCTCGCCCGACACCAGCCCCAGTCTGCAGCGCCGCCGCCTGCGTTGCCCTCCCTCCCCTAACCTCCGGGGACGCAAGGGGACCGGCTCCGGGGGGGCGAGTTCAGACCTCCTCCAGCGTGAGCACTCGGTCAACCTCAACAAAGGTGGCACGCTGAGGCTCAGCACTCACTATGATGCCGAGGCGGCCCGGCTGAGGGTCCGAGTGCTCGCCGCCGAGGACCTGTACGAGAAACAGACGGACGTGAAGAGCATCAACTGCTGCGTGTCTCTTTACCTGAACCCAGGCAAGCAGCAGAAGCAGAGGAGCACCATCATCAATAACAGCAGGAACCCCATGTTCAACGAGGACTTCTTCTTTGACGCGGTGCCGGCCGCCCAGGTCAAGAGCCTGGCCATGAAGATGAAGGTGGTGAACAAGGGAACCAGTCTGAAGAGAGATGTGCTgctgggggagagggaggtacTGCTGAGCGAGCTACTGCCAGGCATCTAG